The proteins below come from a single Drosophila teissieri strain GT53w chromosome 3L, Prin_Dtei_1.1, whole genome shotgun sequence genomic window:
- the LOC122618007 gene encoding SRSF protein kinase 3 isoform X3, whose protein sequence is MAGLIGAANGKHHHPHLISPTHTSLPAGICSSDSGISTLSAISPPLSTSTTTASGAGGGVGGSGGSPQLRTSPALSMLGSATATASGITTSAGGGLTAGILGPAVSIDLGSSPLSRRNYSNSLKGFSFRRSFDDKIITPSYLSRAPAYTHGITYPHFHGLQPAINTPHHIHLHHHGNGTAAGSGSSVGSGSGTGSGSGAGGLYQQPLSLASMTAALPLTPLYGSPLSLPLTSSQSTTKLSYRDDFLQQIGYLPTTRIYSTPTSIVDEDKAQQDFLSLSLSPPLNRRRDMPALRGPFVSLSEPRGTLSTTDEIYPDSSDSSLYVSDEEQEDASQYCRGGYHPVVIGDIFDNRFRVVRKLGWGHFSTVWLCRDLKDEKYVALKVVKSAPHYIETAADEIRLLEAIRDADPMDVKRERIVRLMNHFTVRGVNGMHTCLVFEALGCSLYKLIVKNNYQGLAIAQVRNIIRQVLEGLDYLHSKCSIIHTDIKPENILLVIDNAAAMNQQIDDEINSLRVKGADFPDSYISSIEKQTKSRAKWPLIEANGSTNTNTSNSTATNSNSSTPLAAVIMSTLDKEDTTTTTSSTLNSNTTSSLASKYSSLLGDSECNGGLGGSANLNNRYRAEKKITAKSSGDWEEDAESDTLGEQSTLASTIGTPTDPDPDPDPHPKDEPEPQPEPGEGAIAENQSQSSQNNTYTIQSLIDNSNVRVKIADLGNACYDYHHFTEDIQTRQYRSIEVLLGAPYNYTADIWSTACLAFELATGDYLFDPHAGESYSRDEDHLAHIVELLGSIPQSVILRGKHGLKYFTSYGSLRNITKLKPWSLMNVLVEKYDWDPVEAKKFSDFLLPMLEYNPVIRASAAECLEHPWLEQEEFV, encoded by the exons ATGGCCGGCCTCATCGGCGCCGCAAACGGcaagcaccaccacccacacctcATCTCGCCCACCCATACGTCCCTGCCGGCCGGCATATGCAGCAGTGACAGCGGCATTTCCACTCTGAGTGCCATCTCGCCGCCGCTTTCCACCTCGACCACTACGGCCTCCGGTGCAGGAGGAGGTGTGGGCGGAAGCGGAGGCAGCCCCCAGCTGCGTACCTCACCTGCACTGAGCATGCTGGGAAGCGCCACTGCGACGGCCAGCGGAATAACCACCTCAGCAGGAGGCGGTCTTACCGCCGGGATCCTGGGTCCGGCAGTCAGCATTGATCTTGGCAGTTCGCCGCTCTCGCGCCGAAACTACAGCAACTCTCTGAAGGGCTTTAGCTTCCGTCGCAGCTTCGACGACAAGATCATCACGCCGTCGTACTTGTCGCGCGCTCCAGCCTACACTCACGGCATTACCTATCCTCATTTCCACGGTCTCCAGCCTGCGATCAACACGCCGCATCATATCCACCTACACCACCATGGGAATGGTACAGCTGCGGGATCAGGATCGAGTGTGGGGTCGGGGTCGGGTACGGGATCTGGCAGCGGTGCAGGAGGACTCTACCAGCAGCCTCTATCGCTGGCCTCGATGACAGCGGCCCTGCCACTGACGCCGCTATACGGATCCCCGCTGTCCCTGCCGCTGACCTCCTCTCAGTCCACCACAAAGCTCTCCTACCGCGACGACTTTCTACAGCAGATTGGCTATCTGCCAACTACGCGCATCTATAGTACTCCCACCAGCATCGTCGACGAGGACAAGGCTCAGCAGGACTTCCTCTCGTTGTCGCTGTCGCCGCCGCTCAACCGGCGGCGGGACATGCCGGCACTGCGCGGCCCATTCGTCAGTCT ATCGGAGCCCCGCGGGACCCTCAGTACGACCGACGAAATTTACCCGGACTCGTCCGACAGTAGTCTCTATGTTTCggacgaggagcaggaagaTGCCTCTCAGTATTGTCGCGGTGGGTACCATCCAGTAGTCATCGGAGACATATTTGACAACCGGTTTCGAGTGGTGAGAAAACTGGGTTGGGGCCATTTTTCTACTGTCTGGCTTTGCCGGGATCTCAA AGATGAGAAGTACGTGGCCCTTAAGGTTGTTAAGAGTGCTCCGCATTACATAGAGACGGCCGCGGACGAGATCCGGCTCCTTGAAGCGATCCGGGACGCAGACCCCATGGATGTTAAGCGGGAGAGGATTGTGCGGTTGATGAACCACTTCACGGTGCGCGGTGTGAACGGAATGCACACCTGCTTGGTTTTCGAAGCGCTCGGCTGTAGCTTGTATAAGCTAATAGTGAAGAACAACTACCAGGGTCTGGCCATCGCTCAGGTGCGCAACATAATCCGCCAGGTTCTGGAGGGGCTGGACTACCTGCACAGCAAGTGCAGCATCATACACACGGATATTAAGCCGGAGAACATCTTGCTGGTGATCGACAATGCTGCCGCGATGAACCAGCAGATTGACGATGAGATCAACAGTCTGCGCGTGAAGGGTGCCGACTTTCCCGACTCGTACA TCAGCTCCATCGAGAAGCAGACCAAGTCGCGGGCCAAGTGGCCGCTCATCGAGGCAAATGGATCGACAAATACCAACACTAGCAACAGCACGGCGACCAATTCCAATTCGTCGACTCCGCTAGCCGCCGTGATCATGTCGACGCTGGACAAGGAGGACACCACGACAACCACCTCGTCCACGCTTAATTCTAACACCACATCATCGCTGGCCTCTAAGTACTCCAGTCTATTGGGAGACAGCGAATGCAACGGAGGCCTCGGCGGATCAGCGAACCTGAACAACCGCTATCGAGCGGAGAAGAAAATCACTGCCAAG TCTTCTGGGGATTGGGAGGAAGATGCCGAATCCGACACGCTGGGCGAGCAGAGCACCTTGGCGAGCACCATCGGTACGCCCACCGATcctgatcccgatcccgatcctcATCCCAAGGACGAGCCCGAGCCCCAACCCGAGCCCGGTGAAGGCGCTATCGCTGAG AACCAGAGTCAGAGTAGCCAGAACAACACCTACACAATCCAGTCGCTCATTGACAACAGCAACGTTCGTGTGAAGATCGCCGACTTGGGGAACGCCTGCTACGAC TACCATCACTTTACCGAGGACATTCAGACCCGCCAGTATCGGTCGATCGAGGTTCTTTTGGGAGCGCCGTACAATTATACCGCCGACATCTGGAGCACCGCCTGCCTGGCCTTCGAACTGGCCACCGGCGACTATCTGTTCGACCCCCACGCTGGGGAGTCTTACAGTCGGGACGAGGACCACTTGGCGCACATTGTGGAGCTGCTGGGCTCCATACCGCAGTCGGTGATCCTGCGGGGCAAACATGGGCTCAAATACTTCACCAGCTATG GTAGCCTGAGAAACATCACCAAGCTTAAGCCCTGGAGTCTAATGAACGTGCTGGTGGAGAAGTACGACTGGGACCCGGTGGAGGCCAAGAAGTTCTCTGACTTTCTGCTGCCCATGCTTGAATACAATCCGGTCATACGGGCGTCGGCAGCGGAGTGCCTGGAGCATCCGTggctggagcaggaggagtTCGTCTAG
- the LOC122618007 gene encoding SRSF protein kinase 3 isoform X6, with the protein MDDWGSTAPDLEKAICPMQGNATFGLDWRATLLDRWLDLYPGYLHRLQLLLSLAGRLHLLSRHIIATLAQDPIFMGVLQGSMMLLFLFLMHLLRLWSCGGGAEQPLNPTPDVAKNLSCDFDFVSEQEKRAVQEAATEALLEVEEKKRRKRLTKKRNCVSAGPILIALRHQSKRPKHHRHAALLFEPVSPGEVILDTYLPPREQPLTIRLPQLAEPLQEEETEYNELKSEPRGTLSTTDEIYPDSSDSSLYVSDEEQEDASQYCRGGYHPVVIGDIFDNRFRVVRKLGWGHFSTVWLCRDLKDEKYVALKVVKSAPHYIETAADEIRLLEAIRDADPMDVKRERIVRLMNHFTVRGVNGMHTCLVFEALGCSLYKLIVKNNYQGLAIAQVRNIIRQVLEGLDYLHSKCSIIHTDIKPENILLVIDNAAAMNQQIDDEINSLRVKGADFPDSYISSIEKQTKSRAKWPLIEANGSTNTNTSNSTATNSNSSTPLAAVIMSTLDKEDTTTTTSSTLNSNTTSSLASKYSSLLGDSECNGGLGGSANLNNRYRAEKKITAKNQSQSSQNNTYTIQSLIDNSNVRVKIADLGNACYDYHHFTEDIQTRQYRSIEVLLGAPYNYTADIWSTACLAFELATGDYLFDPHAGESYSRDEDHLAHIVELLGSIPQSVILRGKHGLKYFTSYGSLRNITKLKPWSLMNVLVEKYDWDPVEAKKFSDFLLPMLEYNPVIRASAAECLEHPWLEQEEFV; encoded by the exons ATGGATGACTGGGGCTCGACCGCCCCGGATCTGGAAAAGGCCATCTGTCCTATGCAGGGCAATGCTACTTTCGGCCTCGATTGGCGAGCGACCCTGCTGGACCGCTGGTTGGATCTCTATCCCGGCTACTTGCACCGCCTACAGCTGCTGTTATCACTAGCCGGCAGGCTGCACCTTCTGAGCCGGCACATCATAGCCACTCTAGCCCAGGATCCGATCTTTATGGGCGTGCTGCAGGGCAGCATGATGTTGCTTTTCCTCTTCCTGATGCACCTGCTCCGGCTGTGGAGTTGCGGAGGTGGAGCGGAGCAGCCGCTGAACCCCACTCCggacgtggcaaaaaatcTGAGCTGCGACTTTGACTTCGTCTCCGAGCAAGAGAAGCGAGCTGTCCAAGAAGCCGCGACGGAGGCTCtgctggaggtggaggagaaGAAGCGCCGTAAGCGGCTTACCAAGAAGCGTAACTGCGTGTCCGCCGGGCCAATCCTTATTGCCCTGCGCCATCAGTCCAAGCGACCAAAGCACCATCGTCACGCGGCTCTGCTTTTTGAGCCCGTTAGCCCTGGAGAAGTAATCCTGGATACCTACTTGCCGCCACGGGAACAGCCACTCACGATCAGACTGCCTCAGTTGGCGGAGCCACTCCAGGAAGAGGAAACCGAATATAACGAGCTTAA ATCGGAGCCCCGCGGGACCCTCAGTACGACCGACGAAATTTACCCGGACTCGTCCGACAGTAGTCTCTATGTTTCggacgaggagcaggaagaTGCCTCTCAGTATTGTCGCGGTGGGTACCATCCAGTAGTCATCGGAGACATATTTGACAACCGGTTTCGAGTGGTGAGAAAACTGGGTTGGGGCCATTTTTCTACTGTCTGGCTTTGCCGGGATCTCAA AGATGAGAAGTACGTGGCCCTTAAGGTTGTTAAGAGTGCTCCGCATTACATAGAGACGGCCGCGGACGAGATCCGGCTCCTTGAAGCGATCCGGGACGCAGACCCCATGGATGTTAAGCGGGAGAGGATTGTGCGGTTGATGAACCACTTCACGGTGCGCGGTGTGAACGGAATGCACACCTGCTTGGTTTTCGAAGCGCTCGGCTGTAGCTTGTATAAGCTAATAGTGAAGAACAACTACCAGGGTCTGGCCATCGCTCAGGTGCGCAACATAATCCGCCAGGTTCTGGAGGGGCTGGACTACCTGCACAGCAAGTGCAGCATCATACACACGGATATTAAGCCGGAGAACATCTTGCTGGTGATCGACAATGCTGCCGCGATGAACCAGCAGATTGACGATGAGATCAACAGTCTGCGCGTGAAGGGTGCCGACTTTCCCGACTCGTACA TCAGCTCCATCGAGAAGCAGACCAAGTCGCGGGCCAAGTGGCCGCTCATCGAGGCAAATGGATCGACAAATACCAACACTAGCAACAGCACGGCGACCAATTCCAATTCGTCGACTCCGCTAGCCGCCGTGATCATGTCGACGCTGGACAAGGAGGACACCACGACAACCACCTCGTCCACGCTTAATTCTAACACCACATCATCGCTGGCCTCTAAGTACTCCAGTCTATTGGGAGACAGCGAATGCAACGGAGGCCTCGGCGGATCAGCGAACCTGAACAACCGCTATCGAGCGGAGAAGAAAATCACTGCCAAG AACCAGAGTCAGAGTAGCCAGAACAACACCTACACAATCCAGTCGCTCATTGACAACAGCAACGTTCGTGTGAAGATCGCCGACTTGGGGAACGCCTGCTACGAC TACCATCACTTTACCGAGGACATTCAGACCCGCCAGTATCGGTCGATCGAGGTTCTTTTGGGAGCGCCGTACAATTATACCGCCGACATCTGGAGCACCGCCTGCCTGGCCTTCGAACTGGCCACCGGCGACTATCTGTTCGACCCCCACGCTGGGGAGTCTTACAGTCGGGACGAGGACCACTTGGCGCACATTGTGGAGCTGCTGGGCTCCATACCGCAGTCGGTGATCCTGCGGGGCAAACATGGGCTCAAATACTTCACCAGCTATG GTAGCCTGAGAAACATCACCAAGCTTAAGCCCTGGAGTCTAATGAACGTGCTGGTGGAGAAGTACGACTGGGACCCGGTGGAGGCCAAGAAGTTCTCTGACTTTCTGCTGCCCATGCTTGAATACAATCCGGTCATACGGGCGTCGGCAGCGGAGTGCCTGGAGCATCCGTggctggagcaggaggagtTCGTCTAG
- the LOC122618007 gene encoding SRSF protein kinase 2 isoform X1, which produces MAGLIGAANGKHHHPHLISPTHTSLPAGICSSDSGISTLSAISPPLSTSTTTASGAGGGVGGSGGSPQLRTSPALSMLGSATATASGITTSAGGGLTAGILGPAVSIDLGSSPLSRRNYSNSLKGFSFRRSFDDKIITPSYLSRAPAYTHGITYPHFHGLQPAINTPHHIHLHHHGNGTAAGSGSSVGSGSGTGSGSGAGGLYQQPLSLASMTAALPLTPLYGSPLSLPLTSSQSTTKLSYRDDFLQQIGYLPTTRIYSTPTSIVDEDKAQQDFLSLSLSPPLNRRRDMPALRGPFVSLSEPRGTLSTTDEIYPDSSDSSLYVSDEEQEDASQYCRGGYHPVVIGDIFDNRFRVVRKLGWGHFSTVWLCRDLKDEKYVALKVVKSAPHYIETAADEIRLLEAIRDADPMDVKRERIVRLMNHFTVRGVNGMHTCLVFEALGCSLYKLIVKNNYQGLAIAQVRNIIRQVLEGLDYLHSKCSIIHTDIKPENILLVIDNAAAMNQQIDDEINSLRVKGADFPDSYISSIEKQTKSRAKWPLIEANGSTNTNTSNSTATNSNSSTPLAAVIMSTLDKEDTTTTTSSTLNSNTTSSLASKYSSLLGDSECNGGLGGSANLNNRYRAEKKITAKSSGDWEEDAESDTLGEQSTLASTIGTPTDPDPDPDPHPKDEPEPQPEPGEGAIAELPTPNSTNSSCPSHNTATIAKSKINSNILSTSTSLTSTNENSLTNTNTTTASTSAPSNATPSLTPAPALSSATPPSTCTPSFTQIPPPATAPATSTTCTTSAELYNGDHKTTSTSTTTTYNAISSATTTIASTTTAIAKLNVHANAIPSQNQSQSSQNNTYTIQSLIDNSNVRVKIADLGNACYDYHHFTEDIQTRQYRSIEVLLGAPYNYTADIWSTACLAFELATGDYLFDPHAGESYSRDEDHLAHIVELLGSIPQSVILRGKHGLKYFTSYGSLRNITKLKPWSLMNVLVEKYDWDPVEAKKFSDFLLPMLEYNPVIRASAAECLEHPWLEQEEFV; this is translated from the exons ATGGCCGGCCTCATCGGCGCCGCAAACGGcaagcaccaccacccacacctcATCTCGCCCACCCATACGTCCCTGCCGGCCGGCATATGCAGCAGTGACAGCGGCATTTCCACTCTGAGTGCCATCTCGCCGCCGCTTTCCACCTCGACCACTACGGCCTCCGGTGCAGGAGGAGGTGTGGGCGGAAGCGGAGGCAGCCCCCAGCTGCGTACCTCACCTGCACTGAGCATGCTGGGAAGCGCCACTGCGACGGCCAGCGGAATAACCACCTCAGCAGGAGGCGGTCTTACCGCCGGGATCCTGGGTCCGGCAGTCAGCATTGATCTTGGCAGTTCGCCGCTCTCGCGCCGAAACTACAGCAACTCTCTGAAGGGCTTTAGCTTCCGTCGCAGCTTCGACGACAAGATCATCACGCCGTCGTACTTGTCGCGCGCTCCAGCCTACACTCACGGCATTACCTATCCTCATTTCCACGGTCTCCAGCCTGCGATCAACACGCCGCATCATATCCACCTACACCACCATGGGAATGGTACAGCTGCGGGATCAGGATCGAGTGTGGGGTCGGGGTCGGGTACGGGATCTGGCAGCGGTGCAGGAGGACTCTACCAGCAGCCTCTATCGCTGGCCTCGATGACAGCGGCCCTGCCACTGACGCCGCTATACGGATCCCCGCTGTCCCTGCCGCTGACCTCCTCTCAGTCCACCACAAAGCTCTCCTACCGCGACGACTTTCTACAGCAGATTGGCTATCTGCCAACTACGCGCATCTATAGTACTCCCACCAGCATCGTCGACGAGGACAAGGCTCAGCAGGACTTCCTCTCGTTGTCGCTGTCGCCGCCGCTCAACCGGCGGCGGGACATGCCGGCACTGCGCGGCCCATTCGTCAGTCT ATCGGAGCCCCGCGGGACCCTCAGTACGACCGACGAAATTTACCCGGACTCGTCCGACAGTAGTCTCTATGTTTCggacgaggagcaggaagaTGCCTCTCAGTATTGTCGCGGTGGGTACCATCCAGTAGTCATCGGAGACATATTTGACAACCGGTTTCGAGTGGTGAGAAAACTGGGTTGGGGCCATTTTTCTACTGTCTGGCTTTGCCGGGATCTCAA AGATGAGAAGTACGTGGCCCTTAAGGTTGTTAAGAGTGCTCCGCATTACATAGAGACGGCCGCGGACGAGATCCGGCTCCTTGAAGCGATCCGGGACGCAGACCCCATGGATGTTAAGCGGGAGAGGATTGTGCGGTTGATGAACCACTTCACGGTGCGCGGTGTGAACGGAATGCACACCTGCTTGGTTTTCGAAGCGCTCGGCTGTAGCTTGTATAAGCTAATAGTGAAGAACAACTACCAGGGTCTGGCCATCGCTCAGGTGCGCAACATAATCCGCCAGGTTCTGGAGGGGCTGGACTACCTGCACAGCAAGTGCAGCATCATACACACGGATATTAAGCCGGAGAACATCTTGCTGGTGATCGACAATGCTGCCGCGATGAACCAGCAGATTGACGATGAGATCAACAGTCTGCGCGTGAAGGGTGCCGACTTTCCCGACTCGTACA TCAGCTCCATCGAGAAGCAGACCAAGTCGCGGGCCAAGTGGCCGCTCATCGAGGCAAATGGATCGACAAATACCAACACTAGCAACAGCACGGCGACCAATTCCAATTCGTCGACTCCGCTAGCCGCCGTGATCATGTCGACGCTGGACAAGGAGGACACCACGACAACCACCTCGTCCACGCTTAATTCTAACACCACATCATCGCTGGCCTCTAAGTACTCCAGTCTATTGGGAGACAGCGAATGCAACGGAGGCCTCGGCGGATCAGCGAACCTGAACAACCGCTATCGAGCGGAGAAGAAAATCACTGCCAAG TCTTCTGGGGATTGGGAGGAAGATGCCGAATCCGACACGCTGGGCGAGCAGAGCACCTTGGCGAGCACCATCGGTACGCCCACCGATcctgatcccgatcccgatcctcATCCCAAGGACGAGCCCGAGCCCCAACCCGAGCCCGGTGAAGGCGCTATCGCTGAG CTGCCCACCCCGAACTCCACAAATAGCTCCTGCCCCTCCCACAACACGGCCACGATAGCCAAGTCCAAGATCAACTCGAATATTCTGAGCACGAGCACGTCCTTGACCTCAACCAACGAAAACAGTCTCACCAACACGAACACCACTACAGCCTCCACTTCCGCCCCTTCAAATGCGACTCCCTCACTCACTCCCGCCCCTGCCTTATCGtccgccacgccccccagcACGTGCACGCCCTCGTTCACGCAAATACCTCCTCCTGCAACTGCTCCAGCTACCAGTACAACCTGTACAACATCTGCCGAGCTCTATAATGGCGACCATAAAACAACAAgcacatcaacaacaacaacatacaACGCGATATCttccgcaacaacaacaattgcgtCAACGACAACAGCAATCGCTAAACTAAATGTCCATGCCAATGCCATTCCTTCGCAGAACCAGAGTCAGAGTAGCCAGAACAACACCTACACAATCCAGTCGCTCATTGACAACAGCAACGTTCGTGTGAAGATCGCCGACTTGGGGAACGCCTGCTACGAC TACCATCACTTTACCGAGGACATTCAGACCCGCCAGTATCGGTCGATCGAGGTTCTTTTGGGAGCGCCGTACAATTATACCGCCGACATCTGGAGCACCGCCTGCCTGGCCTTCGAACTGGCCACCGGCGACTATCTGTTCGACCCCCACGCTGGGGAGTCTTACAGTCGGGACGAGGACCACTTGGCGCACATTGTGGAGCTGCTGGGCTCCATACCGCAGTCGGTGATCCTGCGGGGCAAACATGGGCTCAAATACTTCACCAGCTATG GTAGCCTGAGAAACATCACCAAGCTTAAGCCCTGGAGTCTAATGAACGTGCTGGTGGAGAAGTACGACTGGGACCCGGTGGAGGCCAAGAAGTTCTCTGACTTTCTGCTGCCCATGCTTGAATACAATCCGGTCATACGGGCGTCGGCAGCGGAGTGCCTGGAGCATCCGTggctggagcaggaggagtTCGTCTAG
- the LOC122618007 gene encoding SRSF protein kinase 3 isoform X4: MAGLIGAANGKHHHPHLISPTHTSLPAGICSSDSGISTLSAISPPLSTSTTTASGAGGGVGGSGGSPQLRTSPALSMLGSATATASGITTSAGGGLTAGILGPAVSIDLGSSPLSRRNYSNSLKGFSFRRSFDDKIITPSYLSRAPAYTHGITYPHFHGLQPAINTPHHIHLHHHGNGTAAGSGSSVGSGSGTGSGSGAGGLYQQPLSLASMTAALPLTPLYGSPLSLPLTSSQSTTKLSYRDDFLQQIGYLPTTRIYSTPTSIVDEDKAQQDFLSLSLSPPLNRRRDMPALRGPFVSLSEPRGTLSTTDEIYPDSSDSSLYVSDEEQEDASQYCRGGYHPVVIGDIFDNRFRVVRKLGWGHFSTVWLCRDLKDEKYVALKVVKSAPHYIETAADEIRLLEAIRDADPMDVKRERIVRLMNHFTVRGVNGMHTCLVFEALGCSLYKLIVKNNYQGLAIAQVRNIIRQVLEGLDYLHSKCSIIHTDIKPENILLVIDNAAAMNQQIDDEINSLRVKGADFPDSYISSIEKQTKSRAKWPLIEANGSTNTNTSNSTATNSNSSTPLAAVIMSTLDKEDTTTTTSSTLNSNTTSSLASKYSSLLGDSECNGGLGGSANLNNRYRAEKKITAKNQSQSSQNNTYTIQSLIDNSNVRVKIADLGNACYDYHHFTEDIQTRQYRSIEVLLGAPYNYTADIWSTACLAFELATGDYLFDPHAGESYSRDEDHLAHIVELLGSIPQSVILRGKHGLKYFTSYGSLRNITKLKPWSLMNVLVEKYDWDPVEAKKFSDFLLPMLEYNPVIRASAAECLEHPWLEQEEFV; this comes from the exons ATGGCCGGCCTCATCGGCGCCGCAAACGGcaagcaccaccacccacacctcATCTCGCCCACCCATACGTCCCTGCCGGCCGGCATATGCAGCAGTGACAGCGGCATTTCCACTCTGAGTGCCATCTCGCCGCCGCTTTCCACCTCGACCACTACGGCCTCCGGTGCAGGAGGAGGTGTGGGCGGAAGCGGAGGCAGCCCCCAGCTGCGTACCTCACCTGCACTGAGCATGCTGGGAAGCGCCACTGCGACGGCCAGCGGAATAACCACCTCAGCAGGAGGCGGTCTTACCGCCGGGATCCTGGGTCCGGCAGTCAGCATTGATCTTGGCAGTTCGCCGCTCTCGCGCCGAAACTACAGCAACTCTCTGAAGGGCTTTAGCTTCCGTCGCAGCTTCGACGACAAGATCATCACGCCGTCGTACTTGTCGCGCGCTCCAGCCTACACTCACGGCATTACCTATCCTCATTTCCACGGTCTCCAGCCTGCGATCAACACGCCGCATCATATCCACCTACACCACCATGGGAATGGTACAGCTGCGGGATCAGGATCGAGTGTGGGGTCGGGGTCGGGTACGGGATCTGGCAGCGGTGCAGGAGGACTCTACCAGCAGCCTCTATCGCTGGCCTCGATGACAGCGGCCCTGCCACTGACGCCGCTATACGGATCCCCGCTGTCCCTGCCGCTGACCTCCTCTCAGTCCACCACAAAGCTCTCCTACCGCGACGACTTTCTACAGCAGATTGGCTATCTGCCAACTACGCGCATCTATAGTACTCCCACCAGCATCGTCGACGAGGACAAGGCTCAGCAGGACTTCCTCTCGTTGTCGCTGTCGCCGCCGCTCAACCGGCGGCGGGACATGCCGGCACTGCGCGGCCCATTCGTCAGTCT ATCGGAGCCCCGCGGGACCCTCAGTACGACCGACGAAATTTACCCGGACTCGTCCGACAGTAGTCTCTATGTTTCggacgaggagcaggaagaTGCCTCTCAGTATTGTCGCGGTGGGTACCATCCAGTAGTCATCGGAGACATATTTGACAACCGGTTTCGAGTGGTGAGAAAACTGGGTTGGGGCCATTTTTCTACTGTCTGGCTTTGCCGGGATCTCAA AGATGAGAAGTACGTGGCCCTTAAGGTTGTTAAGAGTGCTCCGCATTACATAGAGACGGCCGCGGACGAGATCCGGCTCCTTGAAGCGATCCGGGACGCAGACCCCATGGATGTTAAGCGGGAGAGGATTGTGCGGTTGATGAACCACTTCACGGTGCGCGGTGTGAACGGAATGCACACCTGCTTGGTTTTCGAAGCGCTCGGCTGTAGCTTGTATAAGCTAATAGTGAAGAACAACTACCAGGGTCTGGCCATCGCTCAGGTGCGCAACATAATCCGCCAGGTTCTGGAGGGGCTGGACTACCTGCACAGCAAGTGCAGCATCATACACACGGATATTAAGCCGGAGAACATCTTGCTGGTGATCGACAATGCTGCCGCGATGAACCAGCAGATTGACGATGAGATCAACAGTCTGCGCGTGAAGGGTGCCGACTTTCCCGACTCGTACA TCAGCTCCATCGAGAAGCAGACCAAGTCGCGGGCCAAGTGGCCGCTCATCGAGGCAAATGGATCGACAAATACCAACACTAGCAACAGCACGGCGACCAATTCCAATTCGTCGACTCCGCTAGCCGCCGTGATCATGTCGACGCTGGACAAGGAGGACACCACGACAACCACCTCGTCCACGCTTAATTCTAACACCACATCATCGCTGGCCTCTAAGTACTCCAGTCTATTGGGAGACAGCGAATGCAACGGAGGCCTCGGCGGATCAGCGAACCTGAACAACCGCTATCGAGCGGAGAAGAAAATCACTGCCAAG AACCAGAGTCAGAGTAGCCAGAACAACACCTACACAATCCAGTCGCTCATTGACAACAGCAACGTTCGTGTGAAGATCGCCGACTTGGGGAACGCCTGCTACGAC TACCATCACTTTACCGAGGACATTCAGACCCGCCAGTATCGGTCGATCGAGGTTCTTTTGGGAGCGCCGTACAATTATACCGCCGACATCTGGAGCACCGCCTGCCTGGCCTTCGAACTGGCCACCGGCGACTATCTGTTCGACCCCCACGCTGGGGAGTCTTACAGTCGGGACGAGGACCACTTGGCGCACATTGTGGAGCTGCTGGGCTCCATACCGCAGTCGGTGATCCTGCGGGGCAAACATGGGCTCAAATACTTCACCAGCTATG GTAGCCTGAGAAACATCACCAAGCTTAAGCCCTGGAGTCTAATGAACGTGCTGGTGGAGAAGTACGACTGGGACCCGGTGGAGGCCAAGAAGTTCTCTGACTTTCTGCTGCCCATGCTTGAATACAATCCGGTCATACGGGCGTCGGCAGCGGAGTGCCTGGAGCATCCGTggctggagcaggaggagtTCGTCTAG